From Anopheles darlingi chromosome 2, idAnoDarlMG_H_01, whole genome shotgun sequence, the proteins below share one genomic window:
- the LOC125952285 gene encoding serine-rich adhesin for platelets isoform X1: MIPPIRLENMFTALPAVGGDVNRFWTDWKKKQPSQWKGEASSLVCHIEVQCQCEMHSGSSISPKHPALPVSIGIAALVLEGRSSALDDTSTTCVGNDEPPVTAAPECHATGTSGAGVTDDYARTGCVSGSADQELLQADDGFRGWRTAGGGGGGGGVAVAREDVVIAPVATSATSTLQECSLLAINGVQHQQLAYMADTRKRINLKLQQLRSGPGASSSTVAQKDTVAAVAAVTPIAPNHHRHPQSLVSAAVAGPAATGVIYSGFEKMNVLGSVSPIKNHHHQQQQHSIVSNSFINFSSVAASASSVVNGSRKSSTTIAPVKQQPQQQRPSREGPHCEQFLRKIGLTKPDAGCDDGSEHCCSYRNNHCLRWQGYYEKLSPIFRQGEAVCIEVFLGPENDTILLEQWILKLSVAKTQTTGGGTMTIQSLCAAIRSQLYFSQISAWTELIQNSLEPEIFNHPRIKKIPAEQLATSGPSATSSSSSLPLLPTARLDVLFRICKSFDSTARFNEKPIVHNFPDATVADNYVVQVCLKSLPRMDRIPGINAALDATQPRFADGGRMMVPGGRSGRERVELPCHEKGKHRCAYREELDDPEDDEEEEEDDPLLRGGACAIGNDAGCGGGGDLANRCHEGVNGESPLLTSAAISHREKQLLKYKKRMLKREKKKKSGQPMDVVPSGVGESSSNGSSSNTTSSSSSSSSITTSTSSNGVPMASRRCTSFLESGAGCSSTPYAVSPMSYSSCSNGSSVAGTSKNPTPRMTTPTIGMVVVAGTPSCRNRVCNGGTMFSSSINSIQPPLYSLAANVGDDRVDTIEQNSKSTQTLTSMVAPGQRTNDPYEWHTNRGHAANGLLPFFSSDAATQTETHREQPAATTAHCTDCCGRYPGHSEPSANANGKPDATSGRCSQGSSPMQQEQVQGNSSNGGAISDRHMQYFNNYSSTYDIINDNCDKRQPSDDHHQAGLVTAARSSTVSSAPACRPCFIVGGGDGYDGDEDEEEQHRQRFGPASGENVGRNAGSSNNSASRTLQKGDLLLQAIQRTATLNGEEEGINNNSSSCSSQRAAGVQQQLSSGAGGKHKNGPRGNSTINNNNYTTQNNNNVAGKGESSLASDGDETTSRCDRTACDTFSSEKLDLGDCRLCKRQKTKHNFKLNLNDLLSSSSSSSSSAFASPATTLPAASRAAKGNGGKKTIITTVVDCGSTPPGCRRTLSESLVGHLTIPGATLGSGTYSVNYTHGTHPPDALRDGIDGSADLLLSPGDSPMLSSSTGAMVGGGSVFSFEQMKSYRRAFSEDVIDTISNDNGGGDGGRHSLAARAHGGLARNGRGSEEDTTDESGDNQDSDDREDKDGLSHLLTGNGNNSSGNGSGGGSKRGGEEDCCRCHNNRSTYQSPIIASSEMMKSANGRPSTSTPATDNRGCKEPLYISCSETDCSVSNASSVVSPHKKRILSCNAISSANSASTSSSSASPSVIASSNGSLFRLAPATTPSQQMEGAASCKPSPKINLNNVFSLSPVACDDSGFASGGSPATSTSFPATSPIAIDGRFCAVKGRTRCGLLGGNATCTAGTNSTHYGDGGIFRYDFDEPHPSSSSTTTSGSPVSGTMKSKSAPAFPFSPPCPGALSPRFMRTAMRQQQQQQRSRYPSERSSIGSERSSIGSDEQLSDDELSGSLQLDVANNGFGLSPASHHQHQFLAVSPTKFGGRAPQQVIRSNCLPSSQEMLSKVLNRNLFRFGRAPMLGTLEESLLQRRLCPKYQVADFKVLLGASGSFCPTQLTIPVASYFYELPGQHLTTPYVCELRLPRKGYSIPRTGTVQATLLNPLGTVVRMFVVPYDFRDMPAMSTTFIRQRILACDESSLQLLGKNIEQLSNAEQMKLLRYAIHLRFQTSRSGKLSLHTDIRLLISRRTDCDTAAAHAKNLLEAPNELKVVTIVPENPKFSLRIDKQ; encoded by the exons ATGATTCCCCCCATTCGGTTGGAAAATATGTTCACTGCCCTTCCCGCGGTTGGCGGTGACGTCAATCGGTTCTGGACGGattggaagaagaaacaaccGAGTCAGTGGAAGGGTGAAGCAAGCTCGCTCGTTTGCCATATCGAAGTCCAATGTCAATGTGAG ATGCACAGCGGTAGCTCCATATCACCCAAACATCCTGCCCTGCCGGTTTCGATCGGTATTgcggcgctggtgctggagggCCGATCGTCCGCCCTCGATGACACCTCGACAACGTGCGTCGGCAACGATGAGCCCCCGGTAACAGCTGCTCCGGAATGCCATGCTACGGGTACCAGTGGCGCTGGCGTGACCGATGATTATGCACGCACCGGTTGCGTCAGTGGAAGCGCCGATCAGGAACTGCTGCAGGCGGATGATGGGTTTCGTGGATGgcgtactgctggtggtggaggagggggaggtggtgtCGCTGTGGCCCGAGAGGACGTCGTGATAGCACCGGTAGCAACATCGGCTACATCAACGCTACAGGAATGTAGTCTGCTGGCGATTAATGGAGTGCAACATCAGCAACTGGCCTACATGGCCGATACCCGGAAGCGCATCAATCTGAAGCTACAGCAACTTCGCTCTGGACCGGGCGCTAGTAGCTCAACGGTGGCCCAAAAGGACACAGTTGCGGCGGTTGCAGCCGTTACGCCAATTgcccccaaccaccaccgccatccgcAGTCGCTGGTTTCCGCTGCAGTCGCTGGACCCGCCGCTACCGGTGTCATCTACAGTGGATTCGAAAAGATGAACGTACTCGGCTCCGTTTCACCGATCaagaaccatcatcaccagcagcagcagcattcgattgtttcgaaCAGCTTCATCAACTTCTCGTCAGTTGCAGCATCAGCCTCTTCAGTGGTAAACGGATCGCGCAAATCCTCAACGACCATCGCACCCGTCAAGcaacagccgcaacagcaacgtcCATCCCGCGAAGGGCCACATTGTGAGCAGTTTCTAAGGAAGATAGGCCTCACCAAGCCGGATGCGGGCTGTGATGATGGTTCCGAGCATTGCTGCAGCTATCGTAACAATCAC TGTCTTCGTTGGCAGGGATATTACGAGAAGCTTTCACCCATCTTCCGCCAAGGAGAAGCAGTTTGCATCGAAGTTTTTCTCGGTCCGGAGAATGATACCATACTGCTCGAGCAATGGATACTGAAGCTATCGGTGGC GAAAACTCAAACAACCGGTGGTGGAACCATGACGATCCAATCCCTTTGCGCCGCCATCCGAAGTCAGCTGTACTTTTCCCAGATTTCCGCCTGGACCGAGCTCATCCAGAACTCTCTGGAGCCGGAAATTTTCAACCATCCCCGCATCAAAAAGATTCCTGCCGAACAACTGGCGACCTCTGGCCCGAGTGCCACCAGTTCGTCCTCATCGCTACCGTTGTTGCCGACGGCCCGGCTGGATGTGTTGTTTCGCATCTGCAAGTCGTTCGACAGTACGGCTCGCTTCAACGAGAAACCGATCGTGCACAACTTCCCGGACGCCACGGTGGCCGACAATTATGTGGTGCAGGTGTGCTTGAAGAGCTTGCCCCGCATGGATCGCATTCCGGGTATCAATGCGGCACTCGACGCAACACAGCCGCGATTTGCTGACGGTGGGCGCATGATGGTGCCGGGCGGCAGGAGCGGTCGTGAGCGGGTGGAATTACCGTGTcacgagaaaggaaaacatcgaTGCGCTTATCGCGAGGAGCTAGACGATccggaggacgacgaggaagaggaagaagatgatccTCTTTTGCGTGGTGGTGCCTGTGCTATTGGAAATGAtgccggttgtggtggtggtggcgatctTGCCAACCGTTGTCATGAGGGTGTTAACGGCGAAAGTCCACTATTGACATCGGCCGCCATTAGTCACCGGGAGAAGCAGTTGTTGAAGTACAAGAAGCGGATGTTAAAGcgtgagaaaaagaagaaatcggGACAACCGATGGATGTGGTACCATCGGGAGTtggcgaaagcagcagcaatggcagtagtagcaataccaccagcagtagcagcagcagcagcagcatcactaccAGCACCTCCAGCAATGGTGTACCAATGGCCAGCAGGAGATGTACTTCCTTCCTCGAAAGCGGCGCCGGTTGCTCCTCCACACCGTACGCCGTATCTCCGATGAGTTATAGTAGCTGCAGCAACGGAAGTAGCGTGGCCGGAACAAGCAAAAACCCGACTCCGCGTATGACTACACCAACAATTGGTATGGTAGTGGTAGCGGGTACCCCCAGCTGCAGAAATCGCGTTTGCAACGGCGGCACAATGTTTTCCTCTTCCATCAATTCGATCCAACCACCACTGTACTCATTGGCGGCAAATGTGGGCGATGATCGTGTAGATACGATCGAACAAAACTCTAAATCCACCCAAACATTAACAAGTATGGTAGCCCCGGGACAGCGGACCAACGATCCCTACGAGTGGCATACGAATCGAGGCCATGCAGCGAACGGGCTGTTGCCCTTTTTCTCCTCTGATGCGGCTACGCAAACGGAAACACATCGGGAACAACCAGCAGCTACAACGGCACACTGTACCGATTGCTGTGGTCGCTATCCCGGCCACAGTGAGCCATCGGCGAATGCGAATGGAAAACCCGATGCGACGAGCGGACGATGCTCTCAGGGATCATCACCcatgcagcaggagcaggttcaaggcaacagtagcaacggcGGTGCAATCAGTGATAGACATATGCAATATTTTAACAATTACTCTAGCACGTACGATATTATCAACGATAACTGTGATAAACGGCAGCCGTCGGACGATCACCATCAGGCAGGATTGGTGACCGCGGCTAGATCGTCCACCGTATCCTCAGCCCCGGCATGTCGCCCTTGTTTcatcgtcggcggtggtgatggctacgatggcgacgaggatgaggaggagcagcatcgGCAACGCTTTGGGCCAGCGAGTGGAGAGAATGTAGGGCGAAAtgccggtagcagcaacaacagtgctaGTCGCACACTGCAAAAAGGCGACCTTTTGCTTCAAGCCATCCAAAGAACTGCCACGCTGAACGGTGAAGAGGAAggaatcaacaacaacagcagcagctgtagtagccaacgtgctgctggtgtccaACAACAGTTAAGTAGCGGTGCGGGAGGAAAGCACAAAAATGGCCCCAGAGGCAACAGCactatcaacaacaacaactatacCACGCAGAACAATAACAACGTAGCGGGGAAAGGCGAAAGCAGCTTGGCCAGTGATggcgacgagacgacgagtCGCTGCGATCGGACCGCATGTGATACTTTCAGCAGTGAAAAATTAGATTTAGGTGACTGTCGGCTGTGCAAGCGACAAAAAACGAAGCATAATTTTAAACTGAATCTTAATGATCTtctctcgtcgtcatcgtcgtcatcatcgtccgcgTTTGCGTCACCCGCCACGACATTGCCAGCTGCCTCACGAGCTGCTAAAGGCAATGGCGGTAAGAAaacgatcatcaccaccgtgGTAGACTGCGGTTCCACACCACCCGGTTGCCGGCGAACACTCTCAGAGAGCCTGGTTGGCCACCTGACGATCCCTGGTGCTACCCTGGGCTCAGGAACGTATTCCGTGAATTACACCCATGGTACTCATCCACCAGATGCACTGCGAGATGGCATTGACGGATCCGCCGACTTGCTGCTAAGTCCTGGTGATAGCCCGATGCTGAGTAGCTCAACTGGAGCGATGGTTGGCGGAGGTAGCGTGTTTTCGTTTGAGCAAATGAAAAGCTACCGCCGTGCTTTTTCTGAGGATGTAATTGATACCATCAGCAAtgacaatggtggtggtgatggtggcagacACTCTTTGGCTGCCAGAGCCCACGGTGGCCTGGCTAGAAATGGGCGTGGAAGTGAAGAGGATACGACGGATGAAAGTGGCGACAATCAGGATAGTGATGATCGAGAGGATAAAGATGGGCTTTCACACCTCCTCACCGGTAACGGCAACAACAgtagcggcaacggcagcggcggtggatCGAAACGTGGTGGAGAAGAGGACTGCTGCAGATGCCACAACAATCGCTCAACATACCAAAGTCCGATCATCGCTTCAAGCGAAATGATGAAATCGGCCAATGGGCGCCCTAGCACTTCGACACCAGCAACGGATAATAGAGGATGCAAGGAACCGCTTTACATTAGCTGCTCCGAGACTGATTGCTCGGTCAGTAATGCAAGCAGCGTTGTTTCGCCGCATAAGAAACGAATTCTAAGCTGCAACGCGATCTCCAGTGCCAATTCTGcttcgacttcttcttcttctgcttctccatcTGTGATTGCTAGCAGCAATGGGTCACTCTTTCGActcgcaccagcaacaacaccgtcGCAGCAAATGGAAGGTGCAGCGAGCTGTAAGCCATCTCCAAAGATTAATCTCAACAACgtcttctcgctctcgccgGTAGCGTGTGATGATTCCGGGTTTGCGAGCGGTGGCAGTCCGGCCACGTCCACCAGTTTCCCAGCCACCTCACCGATCGCCATAGATGGCCGGTTCTGTGCGGTCAAGGGGCGAACTAGGTGCGGATTGCTCGGTGGTAATGCTACCTGCACCGccggcaccaacagcacccaCTATGGCGATGGAGGTATCTTTCGGTACGATTTCGATGAACCACAtcccagtagtagtagcaccacGACCAGCGGCAGTCCGGTGTCGGGAacgatgaaatcgaaatccgCACCGGCCTTCCCATTCTCACCACCCTGCCCTGGTGCGCTTTCGCCACGCTTTATGAGAACAGCTAtgcgacaacagcagcaacaacaacgttcACGTTACCCGTCAGAACGTtcctcgatcggatcggaacgtTCGTCGATCGGTTCGGATGAGCAGCTATCGGACGATGAGCTTTCCGGCTCTCTGCAGCTAGATGTTGCCAACAATGGATTTGGCCTTAGTCCGgccagccaccatcagcaccaatTTCTCGCCGTTTCTCCAACCAAGTTTGGTGGACGCGCGCCGCAACAGGTTATACGCAGCAACTGCTTACCTTCCTCACAGGAGATGCTCAGCAAGGTGCTGAACCGGAATCTATTTCGCTTTGGGCGCGCCCCGATGCTCGGTACGCTCGAGGAATCATTGTTGCAGCGGCGCCTTTGCCCAAAATACCAGGTGGCCGACTTCAAGGTACTGCTGGGCGCCTCTGGTAGCTTCTGTCCGACGCAGCTAACCATTCCGGTTGCTTCCTACTTTTACGAGCTCCCCGGACAGCATCTAACGACACCTTACGTG TGTGAACTTCGTCTTCCAAGGAAGGGCTACTCGATCCCGCGCACGGGCACGGTCCAGGCAACTTTGCTCAACCCGCTCGGCACGGTGGTGCGGATGTTCGTTGTGCCGTACGATTTCCGCGACATGCCCGCCATGTCGACCACCTTCATTCGGCAGCGGATATTGGCGTGCGACGAGAGCAGCCTTCAGCTGCTCGGTAAAAACATCGAGCAGCTTAGCAATGCCGAGCAGATGAAGCTCCTGCGCTATGCGATACATTTGCG ATTTCAAACCTCACGCTCGGGAAAGCTTTCACTGCACACGGACATCCGGCTGCTGATATCGCGCCGCACCGACTGTGATACGGCCGCTGCCCATGCGAAAAATCTACTCGAGGCCCCGAACGAACTGAAAGTGGTTACCATTGTTCCGGAGAATCCCAAATTTAGTCTACGCATCGATAAACAGTAG